One window from the genome of Saimiri boliviensis isolate mSaiBol1 chromosome 2, mSaiBol1.pri, whole genome shotgun sequence encodes:
- the LOC104651785 gene encoding small ribosomal subunit protein eS7-like, with protein sequence MGMNSDLKAQLRELNIRAAKEIEVGGGRKAIIIFVPIPQLKSFQKFQVRLVRELEKKFSGKHVVFIAQRRILPKPTRKSHTKNKQKHLRSLTLTAVHDAILEELVFPSEIVGKRIHMKLDGSCLIKVHLDKAQQNNVEHKVETFSGV encoded by the coding sequence ATGGGGATGAACTCGGACCTCAAGGCTCAGCTCAGGGAGCTGAATATTAGGGCAGCCAAGGAAATTGAAGTTGGTGGTGGTCGGAAAGCTATCATAATCTTTGTTCCCATTCCTCAATTAAAATCTTTCCAGAAATTCCAAGTCCGGCTAGTACGCGAATTGGAGAAAAAGTTCAGTGGGAAGCATGTTGTCTTTATCGCTCAGAGGAGAATTCTGCCTAAGCCAACTCGAAAAAGccatacaaaaaataagcaaaagcatCTCAGGAGCCTTACTTTGACAGCTGTGCATGATGCAATCCTTGAGGAGTTGGTCTTCCCAAGTGAAATTGTGGGCAAGAGAATCCACATGAAACTGGATGGCAGCTGTCTCATAAAGGTTCATTTGGACAAAGCACAGCAGAACAATGTGGAACACAAGGTTGAAACTTTTTCTGGTGTCTAG